One window of Methanocalculus natronophilus genomic DNA carries:
- a CDS encoding PLDc N-terminal domain-containing protein: YILIILVASPIILIDLGFKIYAVIDIFKVEREVRHISKIAWAVIVLIISFTWIVYLLIGRDDVTIKDRELS; the protein is encoded by the coding sequence ATTATATTCTAATTATTTTAGTTGCAAGTCCTATAATTTTGATTGATTTAGGGTTTAAAATCTACGCAGTCATAGATATTTTCAAAGTGGAAAGAGAGGTGCGCCATATTAGTAAAATTGCTTGGGCAGTCATTGTGTTAATTATCAGTTTTACTTGGATTGTTTATTTACTAATTGGTAGAGATGATGTCACTATTAAAGATAGAGAACTTAGTTAA